The following proteins are co-located in the Macadamia integrifolia cultivar HAES 741 chromosome 3, SCU_Mint_v3, whole genome shotgun sequence genome:
- the LOC122074955 gene encoding uncharacterized protein LOC122074955, which produces MDRIVKPIDKESMRMAMLKHEETFKEQVYELHRLYEIQKMLMNNMKSNGPYGYSANRWNMEKEISLSQVSSSYKERREPQKPKKLDLEQPAEEYTAVEGGVGVLEIEDESNIQLTLGPSSYSRRKKDERALTSDSGPSFSSSSTESSHMKRTSTGAYKRMDTREELTGHEWGLIQVPDMHPSFPSGRKNIYNVEEQLRQEKLNRPPWLFHVFSMNMT; this is translated from the exons ATGGATAGGATTGTGAAACCAATTGATAAAGAATCCATGAGGATGGCCATGCTGAAGCATGAAGAAACATTCAAAGAGCAG GTATATGAACTTCATCGTTTGTATGAAATTCAGAAGATGTTGATGAACAACATGAAGAGCAATGGGCCCTATGGATATAGCGCAAATAGATGGAATATGGAAAAGGAGATTAGTTTGAGTCAAGTGAGTAGTAGCTACAAAGAAAGACGCGAGCCACAGAAGCCGAAGAAACTTGACCTGGAACAACCTGCTGAAGAATATACTGCAGTGGAAGGTGGAGTCGGAGTGTTAGAGATCGAGGATGAGAGCAATATTCAGCTGACGTTAGGCCCCTCGAGttacagccgaaggaagaaaGATGAGAGAGCCCTAACTTCAGATTCTGGACcaagtttttcttcttcttctactgaATCCAGTCATATGAAAAGGACAAGTACAGGGGCATATAAGAGGATGGATACAAGGGAAGAGTTAACAGGCCATGAATGGGGACTCATCCAAGTGCCTGACATGCACCCAAGTTTTCCAAGTGGAAGAAAGAACATTTACAATGTTGAAGAACAATTGAGACAGGAGAAACTAAATCGGCCCCCTTGGCTTTTCCATGTTTTCAGTATGAACATGACTTGA
- the LOC122073258 gene encoding BTB/POZ domain-containing protein SR1IP1, with protein MSIRKKDLISNAMKKTSDWIFSQEIPSDVTVHAGGASFTLHKFPLVSKCGYIRKIVSEASDAGVSLIEIPDLPGGAEAFELAAKFCYGINFEISVENIAMLRCSAEYLEMTEDYAVGNLVGRTEDYLNEVALKSLPGAISILHQCENLLPVAEKAKVVSGCIDAVVYMACMDSKFGLPRRDENRLENVNSSTVTHYKPIEDWWAEDLTVLRIDMFQRVLMAMLAKGFQKYALGPILMLYAQKSLRGLEIFGKGRKKIEPKEEYEKRVVLETIVSLLPTEKNALSVSFLSMLLRAAIYVETTVACRLDLEKRMGLQLGQAVLDDLLIPSFSFNGDTLFDVDTVGRIMTNYLEYEMDSCYNVDDDYVSPPAGDIEWVGKLMESYLAEIASDRNLSVSRFISLAELIPEKARITEDGIYRAIDIYLKAHPALSEMERKKVCSLMDCQKLSREACAHAAQNDRLPVQTVVQVLYYEQQRLRDVMNGSGVGGESPALPQKLNLYSTDYQPAHDELSSLRRENEDLKTELVRMQMRLKEVEKSPASSQLRGNPSSDKTPVPRKSFINSMSKKLGRLYPFVRLDGVKPSDSKGRSKPSRDRRHSIS; from the exons ATGTCTATCAGGAAGAAAGATCTCATTTCCAATGCTATGAAGAAAACTAGTGATtg GATTTTCTCTCAAGAGATACCAAGTGATGTCACAGTTCATGCAGGTGGAGCATCTTTCACATTGCACAAG TTCCCACTGGTCTCAAAGTGTGGATACATACGGAAAATAGTCTCTGAAGCTAGTGATGCTGGTGTGTCTCTCATTGAGATCCCTGATCTTCCAGGTGGAGCAGAAGCATTTGAACTCGCAGCTAAATTCTGTTATGGTATAAACTTTGAGATAAGTGTAGAGAATATTGCGATGCTCAGATGCTCGGCAGAGTACCTCGAGATGACAGAGGACTATGCGGTTGGGAACCTAGTGGGTAGAACAGAGGACTACTTAAATGAAGTGGCACTGAAGAGCCTTCCTGGGGCTATTTCTATTTTGCATCAGTGTGAAAACCTCCTTCCTGTGGCAGAGAAGGCAAAAGTGGTCAGCGGATGCATAGATGCTGTGGTTTATATGGCCTGCATGGATAGTAAATTTGGTCTGCCCCGTAGGGATGAAAATAGACTTGAGAATGTCAATTCTTCAACTGTAACTCACTATAAACccattgaggattggtgggctgAAGACCTAACTGTTCTCAGGATCGATATGTTTCAACGTGTTCTTATGGCAATGTTGGCAAAAGGCTTTCAAAAATATGCACTTGGTCCAATACTCATGCTCTATGCACAGAAATCTCTCCGAGGTTTG GAAATATttggaaagggaagaaaaaaaattgagccaaaagaggaatatgagaagaggGTCGTTTTGGAGACAATTGTGAGTCTATTGCCCACGGAGAAGAATGCACTGTCTGTTAGCTTTCTCTCCATGCTGTTACGTGCAGCAATATATGTTGAGACAACAGTTGCTTGCAGGCTTGACTTGGAAAAGAGGATGGGCCTGCAACTTGGTCAGGCAGTGCTGGATGATCTCCTAATACCATCCTTCTCCTTCAATGGGGATACATTGTTTGATGTTGACACAGTGGGACGGATCATGACGAATTACTTAGAATATGAAATGGACTCATGTTATAATGTGGATGATGACTATGTATCTCCTCCTGCTGGAGACATTGAGTGGGTAGGAAAATTAATGGAGAGTTACCTTGCTGAAATAGCTTCAGATCGCAACTTATCTGTTTCGAGGTTCATCAGTCTTGCTGAGTTGATTCCAGAAAAAGCAAGAATTACAGAAGATGGCATATATAGAGCCATAGATATCTACTTGAAG GCTCATCCTGCTTTGAGTGAAATGGAGAGGAAGAAGGTTTGCAGCTTGATGGACTGCCAGAAGCTGTCACGGGAGGCCTGTGCTCATGCGGCTCAGAATGATCGGCTCCCTGTTCAGACTGTCGTTCAAGTTCTGTACTATGAGCAACAACGTCTTCGAGATGTCATGAATGGCAGTGGTGTGGGTGGAGAATCTCCTGCTCTTCCCCAGAAATTAAATTTGTATTCCACAGATTACCAGCCAGCACATGATGAGCTCTCAAGCTTAAGGAGAGAAAATGAGGACCTGAAAACAGAGTTGGTGAGGATGCAGATGAGGTTAAAAGAAGTTGAGAAATCACCCGCAAGCAGTCAACTGAGGGGCAATCCATCTTCTGACAAGACACCAGTGCCTCGGAAGTCATTTATCAACTCCATGTCAAAAAAACTTGGGCGGCTGTATCCCTTTGTGCGGTTGGATGGAGTCAAGCCTTCTGATTCCAAAGGTCGGTCAAAGCCAAGCAGAGATCGACGACATTCCATCtcctaa